A window of Streptomyces broussonetiae genomic DNA:
GGCCCTCCTCGACGGACCGAGGGAGGTCGCCGTCGTGGGCCCCGCCCCGGACGACAACAGGACAACCGCCTTGCACCGCACGGCACTTCTGTCCACGGCTCCGGGGGCCGTCGTCGCCGTCGGCGCTCCGGACAGTGACGAGTTCCCGCTCCTGGCCGACCGGCCTCTGGTGGCCGGTGGACCGGCGGCCTATGTCTGCCGCAACTTCACCTGTGACGCCCCGACCGCCGATCCGGAGCGGCTGCGCACGGCCCTGAACGACCACTGAAGGCACGCGGAAGGGGCGCCGAGGGGGTGACGGCGGCCCGGCGGCGGAAAGCGGCAACTGTCCGAAACTGAGCAGGTGTTCGGATAGGTACCGCTTACCGCACGACCGTTATGAAACAAGCTATTTATCGGAACAGCGCCCGCATTTCACAGATCCCCCCTACGCTCTCCACAGCGCGTACGACAGATGTTACTCACCGTCGTGCGCACAGGGGGTTTCAGGGGGATCTGGGGGGATCTTTTGCTGACGTCTGTCTTCATCGCTGCCGTCTCGCTTGCCCTTTTCTGGATGGCGGCCTTCACCCTGTGGTGGCAGATGCACGCGTGGCGCACGCCCGAGGTGCTCGCCTCCACCCGGTTCGGCAGACCGGACGGCGACGAACACGTCTCGTTCTCACTGCTGTTGCCGGCCCGCCATGAACAGGCGGTGCTCGACCACACCATCCAGCGGCTGCTTCAGTCGACACACACCGACTTCGAGATCATCGTGATCGTGGGGCACGACGACCCCGAGACCACGGCGGTGGCCGAGGCGGCCGCCGAACGCGACCCGCGCGTCAGGGTCGTCGTCGACACCCACGAGAAGAAGAACAAACCCAAGGCCATGAACACGGCGCTGCCGCACTGCCGCGGCGACGTCGTCGGGGTCTTCGACGCCGAGGACCAGGTCCACCCGGAGCTGCTCGCCCACGTCGACCACGCCTTTCGGACCACACAGGCGGACGTCGTCCAGGGGGGCGTCCAGCTCATCAACTTCCACTCCAGCTGGTACAGCCTGCGCAACTGCCTGGAGTACTTCTTCTGGTTCCGCTCCCGGCTGCACCTGCACGCGCAGAAGGGGTTCATCCCGCTCGGCGGGAACACCGTCTTCGTCCGCACCGACGTGCTCAGGGAAGCCGAGGGCTGGGACCCCGACTGCCTCGCGGAGGACTGCGACCTGGGTGTCCGGCTGTCGTCCGTCGGCAGGAAGGTCGTCGTCGCCTACGACTCCGACATGGTCACCCGCGAGGAGACACCCGGCAGCCTCATGTCGCTGCTCAAGCAGCGCACCCGCTGGAACCAGGGTTTCCTCCAGGTGTACCGGAAGAAGGACTGGCGCCAACTGCCGGGATTCGGGCAGCGGCTGCTCGCCCGCTACACCCTGATGACCCCGTTCCTGCAGGCCTTCTCCGGGGTGATCATCCCGCTCAACGCGGCCGTCGCGCTCTTCCTCGACGTCCCCGTCGGCGTCGCCTTCCTCACCTTCCTGCCGCTCGTCACCGCCGCCGTCACCTTCGTCTTCGAGGTGGTCGGCCTGCACGACTTCGGCGTCCAGTACGACCTGAGGGTCCGCCTCGTCCACTACGTGAAGCTCGTCGTGGGCGGCCCCTTCTACCAGGTCCTCCTCGCCGGCGCCGCGATCCGTGCCGTGTGGCGCGAGCAACGCGGCCGTAACGACTGGGAGTTGACCACGCACGTCGGCGCGCACCTCACCGCGGCCGAGGCCCTCCGAGAGGACATTCCCGCGTGACCTCCACTCTTCCCGCGGTGACCGCAGCCACGGTCCCCGCGCCAGGCCAACCTGCGCCCGCGAGCCGTTCGACCGGTCGAACACAGCCTCCGGTACGACTCCGCTCCTCCCGCCCCGACCTGCTGCTCTGCGCCGCCCTGCTGGTGCTGATCCTGGTCGTCCAGGGCTGGAACATCACCGACTACCCGACCCTCAGCGACGACGAGGGCACCTATCTCGCCCAGGCCTGGGCCGTCCAGCAGGGCCGGGGCCTCGCCCACTACACCTACTGGTACGACCACCCGCCGCTCGGCTGGATCCAGATAGCCCTGCTCGGCTGGATCCCCTCGAAGCTCAGCCCCGGCTCCATGACGGTCGAAACCATGCGCATCGCCATGCTCGGGATCAGCGGGGCCAGCGCGGTCCTCGTCTACGTGCTCGGCCGCCGGCTCTCCCTGCCCCGCTGGGCCGCCGGACTCGCCATGGCCCTGTTCGGCCTCTCGCCGCTCGCGGTCGTGCTCAGCCGGGAGATCTTCCTCGACAACATCGCCGTGATGTGGCTGCTGCTGGCTTTCTGCCTCGCCGCCTCGCCCAGCCGCCACCTCTGGCACCACTTCGGTGCCGGTCTCGCCGCCGCCGCGGCCGTGCTCACCAAGGAGACGATGCTCGTCGTCCTGCCCGCCCTGTTCGTCACCATGTGGCGGCACAGCCACCGCGACACCCGTAAGTTCGCCCTCACCGGAGCCGTCACCGCCTGCGCCCTGATCGGCCTGTCCTATCCGCTCTTCGCCCTGCTCAAGGGCGAGCTGTTCCCGGGCGCGGGACATGTCTCGCTGTGGGACGGCATCACCTACCAGATGTCCCGGCCCGGCTCCGGGTTCATCCTCGACCGGGGCTCCGGTTCGTACGACGTGCTGCACTCCTGGCTGTACTACGACCGGGTCCTGCCCCTCGGAGGCCTCGCCGGGGCCCTGCTGCTGATCGTCACCTGGCGCCGGTCGGTCACCGCCCGCGCGCTCGCCGGACCGTCCCTGACCGTCGCGGTCCTCGCCCTGGTCGCGCTGCGCCCGGGCGGCTATCTGCCCGCCATGTACGTCATCGGCGCGCTGCCCTTCCTCGCCCTGGTGCTGGCCGGCGGCGCCGCGTCCGTGGCGCACGTGGTCGTCCGCAGGTGGCGGACCGAGAGCGAGAAGCGGTACGTCACCGCAGGCCGTCACCTGCTCGTCACCGGCCTCGCCCTCGCCGCCTGCGCCTACGTCGTACCGCACTGGTACGACGGCGACCGCACCGCCGTCACCGCCGACGCCAACAAGCCCTACCGGCAGGCCTCCCACTGGCTCGGCACGAAGGTGGCCGACCCGAAGCACACCCGGGTCCTCGTGGACGACGCCCTCTGGCTGGATCTCGTGCACGCCGGATACCGGCCGGGACTCGGCGCCATCTGGTTCTACAAGGCCGACCTCGACCCGGCCGTCACCAGGACCATGCCGCACGGCTGGCGCGACATCGACTACGTCGTCGCCTCACCCACCGTCCGCCGTGACGCCAAGGACCTGCCGAACGTCAGGGCCGCGATCCGGCACTCCACCGCGGTCGCCACCTTCGGCACCGGGGACGACCGCATCGAGATCCGGCGCATCCGGGGCACGGCGGCCGAAGGGGGCGGCCGGTGAGCGAGCACACGGCCCCGGCGCAGGGCCTCGACGCCGTGGAGGTCCCGGAACCCGGGGCCGTCACCCTCGTCGTACCGACCTTCAACGAGTCCGCGAACGTCCGGCGGCTGCTGCACCAGATCACCGAGTCGGTGCCGGCGCGGATGGCGTGCGAGGTCCTCTTCGTGGACGACTCCACCGACGACACCCCCGAGGTCGTCCGCGAGGCCGCGAAGGACTGCCCGTACCCGGTGGCCGTCCTGCACCGGGACGAACCCGTCGGCGGGCTCGGCGGTGCGGTCGTCGAGGGGCTCGAGGCGGCGGCCTCGGAGTGGATCGTCGTCATGGACGGCGACTGCCAGCATCCGCCGTCCCTGGTCCCGGAGTTGATCGAGGCCGGCGAGCGCACGAACGCCGCTCTCGTCGTCGCCTCCCGATATCTCGAGGGCGGCAGCCGGGCCGGGCTCGCCGGCGGCTACCGGGTGGCCGTCTCGCGTGGCGCGACCTTGCTGGCCAAGGCCCTCTTCCCGCGCCGGCTGCGCGGCATCAGCGACCCGATGAGCGGCTTCTTCGCCATCCGGCGCAGCGCGGTCACGGCCGAGGTGCTCAAGCCTCTCGGCTACAAGATCCTCCTCGAGCTGGCCGTGCGCAGCCGGCCCCGGCAGGTCGCCGAGGTGCCGTTCGTCTTCCGGGACCGGTTCGCGGGCGAGTCCAAGTCGACGGCGCGGGAGGGCCTGCGCTTCCTGCGCCATCTGGCCGGGCTGCGCACCGCCTCACCGGCGGCCCGCCTGGCCGGCTTCGGGCTGATCGGCGCGAGCGGCTTCGTGCCCAACCTGGTCGGACTGTGGGCGCTCACCGCACTCACCGTGCCCTACGTGCCCGCCGAGATCCTCGCCAACCAGCTCGGCGTCGCCTGGAACTTCCTGCTCATCGAGCAGCTGCTGTTCCGCGACCGGAGGGCGCACCGCCGCTGGTGGGACCGGCTCGGCCGGTTCGGCCTGCTCGCCAACGCCGACCTGGTGCTGCGCATCCCGCTGATCGCGCTGCTCGTGGACCGGTTCGGGATGGGCGTGCTGCCCGCGACCGCGCTCGCGCTGGTCATGACGTTCGTCGTGCGCTTCGCCGGGACCGAAGCGCTGGTCTACCTCCCCCGCCGCCGGGGGAGCCGAGCAAGGAGAGCCGCTTGAGCAAGTACCGCAGACGGACCGCGCTGGCCGGGGTGGGCGCCCTGACCGCCGGGCTGCTCCTCGCCGCGCCGCAGAGCGCCGAGGCCGCCAACCTGATCAAGAACCCCGGCTTCGAGACCGCCGGTACGGACGGCATGCCGTACTGCTGGGAGAAGTCGGGCTGGGGCGACAACGACTTCAGCTTCGAGACGACCTCGGACGCGCACTCCGGGTCGAAGGCCATGAAGGTCACGCTGACCCGCCGGGTCGACGGCGACCGCAAGGCGATGCTCACCGAGTCCACCGACTGCGCACCGGCCGTGACCGTCGGCAAGCAGTACGACCTCGGGGTCTGGTACAAGACCACCACCCCGGACGCCAACGTCACGCTGTTCCGGCACGACACGAGTGCCGGCTGGCAGTACTGGACCGACGTCAAGACCCTCGACATGGCCTCGGCCTGGACGCAGGCCACCGTCCGCACGCCCGAGATCCCGCCCGGCACCGACCGCATCACCTGGGGTGTCTCGGTCTACGGCACCGGCTCGGCGACCACTGACGACTACACCATGGACCAGGTCCCGGACGCGATCCCGCCCGCCCAGTGCACTGGTACGAACGACCAGTGCACGAACGGCAGTTGGTCCGTCCTGCCGACGCAGAACCCGGTCCGTTCCATGCACTCCGTCGTCCTGAACGACGGCAAGGTGCTGCTGATCGCCGGCTCCGGCAACAGCCAGGACGCCTTCAACGCGGGCACGTTCACGAGCGCGGTGTACAACCCCGCCGACGGCACCTACAAGGTCATCCCCACCCCGAAGGACATGTTCTGCGCCGGGCACGTCCAGCTGCAGGACGGCCGGGTGCTCGTGCTGAGCGGCAACAAGGCCTACCCGGACCCGAACGGCACTCACGGCTACGAGGGGTTCAGGGACTCGTACGTCTTCGACCCCAAGACCGAGACCTACACCAGGACCAACGACCTCAACGACGGCCACTGGTACCCCTCGGCGACCGAGCTGGGCAACGGTGACGTCATCACCTTCGGCGGGCTGCGCGAGGACTCCACCGGGTCGGTGACCGCGGAGCGGTTCTCGGCCGCGCAGAACCAGTGGCTGCCGACCTCGCAGGTCAACCAGACCTGGTCGTACTGGGGCCTGTACCCGGCGATGGTCCTGATGCAGGACGGCCGCCTCTTCTACACGGGCAGCCATGTCTTCGGCAACAACATCCCCGGCACCGGCTCGGCGGTCTACGACTACAACGCGAACACGATCACGCAGATCCCGGGCCTGCAGGACAAGGACGTGCGCGACCAGTCGGCGAGCGTGCTGCTGCCGCCGGCGCAGGACCAGAAGGTGCTCACGATCGGCGGCGGCAACATCGACTCCAACCCCGACGCGGGCCGCCTCACCGACGTGATCGATCTGAAGCAGCCCAACCCGGCGTACGTCGCCGGTCCGCCGCTGCCGCAGGGCACGGTCGACCTCGGCAACGGGCCGGTGCCCGAGACCGGCAACCAGGGCAAGATGTACGTCTCCGCCGTGCTGCTGCCCGACGGCAAGGTGCTGGAGACGGGCGGCGCCCTGCACAACCGGGCCAACCCGGTCTACGAGTCCTCGCTCTACGACCCCGGCACCAACACCTTCGACCAGGTCACCGCCGACCCGCAGGCCCGTGGCTACCACTCCTCGGCGTTCCTGCTGCCCGACGGCCGGGTGATGGCCACCGGCGACAACCCGGGCAACGGCAGCTGGAACCACAACGTGTCGATCTACACCCCGCCCTACCTCTTCAAGGGCCCGCGCCCGACGATCACCTCGGTGATCAGCCAGGAGTGGAAGTACGGCGACACCCAGCGGATCACCGTCGACCGTCCGATCGCCAAGGCGGAGCTGATCCGCCCCGCCGCGGTCACCCATTCCTCCGACCCGAACCAGCGCTTCGTGGATCTCCCGCTCTCGGTGGACGGCAACAACGTCGACCTGAACGTGACGAACAACCCCAACCTGGCCCCGCCCGGCTGGTACATGCTCTTCGCGGTCGATGCCAACGGGGTGCCTTCGGTGGCACAGTGGGTGCACCTGACGGGCCCGACGGCCCTGAACGCCGCTTCCCCGCACGTCCACTCCTTCGCCGACTCGCTGTCCGGCAAGGTCTCGGGGCCCGGCAGGAAGCGGACGGCGCAGCAGGTCAGCCCCACCCTCTCCGGCTGCGACCGGCACTACGGCTCGATCAACGTGTGCGTGCCGACGGTCTTCCCCTCGCAGGTCAAGAAGACGACAGCGGCCCGCTGCGCCTGGCTGCAGCAGAACGACTACGGCCGGCTGAAGGTCAACGGCGGGGACGACCCCCTGGGCCTCGACCCGAACCGGGACGGGGTGGCGTGCGGGAAGGGGGACGTCACGCGCCGCTGAGGACCATCGCGCCCGGGGGGAGCCGGTTCCGTGCTCAGGCCCCCCGGGCGCGCATGCCCAACGCCCGCTCCACGATGGCCTCCAGCTGGTCGTGGTGTGCGCCCTTCCAGTACGCGCGGCCGCAGGACGTGCACTGGGCGAAGACGTCGTAGGAGCGCCTGGTGCCGGACTCGAGCCGGTCGGACAGTTCTTCCTTCGTGGCCTGTCTCAGCAGGCCGTTGCAGGCAGTGCAGCGGGTCCAGGGGCGTAGCTCGGGGGCGAAGCGTTCGAGGACGTCGTGGAGTTGGTCGTCGGGGCGGGTGCTGTAGACGAAGGCGCCGGCCCACAGTTCGCGGCGGCGCAGCAGGCCCCGGTCGCGGCTGAGCATCACACGTTTCTCGGCCGCCGAACGGGCCGCGAGGGCCGGGTCGCCGATGTCGCTCGACTCGTACGCCGTGTCCACGCCGAGCA
This region includes:
- a CDS encoding glycosyltransferase — protein: MLTSVFIAAVSLALFWMAAFTLWWQMHAWRTPEVLASTRFGRPDGDEHVSFSLLLPARHEQAVLDHTIQRLLQSTHTDFEIIVIVGHDDPETTAVAEAAAERDPRVRVVVDTHEKKNKPKAMNTALPHCRGDVVGVFDAEDQVHPELLAHVDHAFRTTQADVVQGGVQLINFHSSWYSLRNCLEYFFWFRSRLHLHAQKGFIPLGGNTVFVRTDVLREAEGWDPDCLAEDCDLGVRLSSVGRKVVVAYDSDMVTREETPGSLMSLLKQRTRWNQGFLQVYRKKDWRQLPGFGQRLLARYTLMTPFLQAFSGVIIPLNAAVALFLDVPVGVAFLTFLPLVTAAVTFVFEVVGLHDFGVQYDLRVRLVHYVKLVVGGPFYQVLLAGAAIRAVWREQRGRNDWELTTHVGAHLTAAEALREDIPA
- a CDS encoding ArnT family glycosyltransferase, with the translated sequence MTSTLPAVTAATVPAPGQPAPASRSTGRTQPPVRLRSSRPDLLLCAALLVLILVVQGWNITDYPTLSDDEGTYLAQAWAVQQGRGLAHYTYWYDHPPLGWIQIALLGWIPSKLSPGSMTVETMRIAMLGISGASAVLVYVLGRRLSLPRWAAGLAMALFGLSPLAVVLSREIFLDNIAVMWLLLAFCLAASPSRHLWHHFGAGLAAAAAVLTKETMLVVLPALFVTMWRHSHRDTRKFALTGAVTACALIGLSYPLFALLKGELFPGAGHVSLWDGITYQMSRPGSGFILDRGSGSYDVLHSWLYYDRVLPLGGLAGALLLIVTWRRSVTARALAGPSLTVAVLALVALRPGGYLPAMYVIGALPFLALVLAGGAASVAHVVVRRWRTESEKRYVTAGRHLLVTGLALAACAYVVPHWYDGDRTAVTADANKPYRQASHWLGTKVADPKHTRVLVDDALWLDLVHAGYRPGLGAIWFYKADLDPAVTRTMPHGWRDIDYVVASPTVRRDAKDLPNVRAAIRHSTAVATFGTGDDRIEIRRIRGTAAEGGGR
- a CDS encoding glycosyltransferase — encoded protein: MSEHTAPAQGLDAVEVPEPGAVTLVVPTFNESANVRRLLHQITESVPARMACEVLFVDDSTDDTPEVVREAAKDCPYPVAVLHRDEPVGGLGGAVVEGLEAAASEWIVVMDGDCQHPPSLVPELIEAGERTNAALVVASRYLEGGSRAGLAGGYRVAVSRGATLLAKALFPRRLRGISDPMSGFFAIRRSAVTAEVLKPLGYKILLELAVRSRPRQVAEVPFVFRDRFAGESKSTAREGLRFLRHLAGLRTASPAARLAGFGLIGASGFVPNLVGLWALTALTVPYVPAEILANQLGVAWNFLLIEQLLFRDRRAHRRWWDRLGRFGLLANADLVLRIPLIALLVDRFGMGVLPATALALVMTFVVRFAGTEALVYLPRRRGSRARRAA
- a CDS encoding galactose oxidase-like domain-containing protein; amino-acid sequence: MSKYRRRTALAGVGALTAGLLLAAPQSAEAANLIKNPGFETAGTDGMPYCWEKSGWGDNDFSFETTSDAHSGSKAMKVTLTRRVDGDRKAMLTESTDCAPAVTVGKQYDLGVWYKTTTPDANVTLFRHDTSAGWQYWTDVKTLDMASAWTQATVRTPEIPPGTDRITWGVSVYGTGSATTDDYTMDQVPDAIPPAQCTGTNDQCTNGSWSVLPTQNPVRSMHSVVLNDGKVLLIAGSGNSQDAFNAGTFTSAVYNPADGTYKVIPTPKDMFCAGHVQLQDGRVLVLSGNKAYPDPNGTHGYEGFRDSYVFDPKTETYTRTNDLNDGHWYPSATELGNGDVITFGGLREDSTGSVTAERFSAAQNQWLPTSQVNQTWSYWGLYPAMVLMQDGRLFYTGSHVFGNNIPGTGSAVYDYNANTITQIPGLQDKDVRDQSASVLLPPAQDQKVLTIGGGNIDSNPDAGRLTDVIDLKQPNPAYVAGPPLPQGTVDLGNGPVPETGNQGKMYVSAVLLPDGKVLETGGALHNRANPVYESSLYDPGTNTFDQVTADPQARGYHSSAFLLPDGRVMATGDNPGNGSWNHNVSIYTPPYLFKGPRPTITSVISQEWKYGDTQRITVDRPIAKAELIRPAAVTHSSDPNQRFVDLPLSVDGNNVDLNVTNNPNLAPPGWYMLFAVDANGVPSVAQWVHLTGPTALNAASPHVHSFADSLSGKVSGPGRKRTAQQVSPTLSGCDRHYGSINVCVPTVFPSQVKKTTAARCAWLQQNDYGRLKVNGGDDPLGLDPNRDGVACGKGDVTRR
- a CDS encoding Mut7-C RNAse domain-containing protein, translating into MNGVEIHVEVAPALHLFVPPPRRRGATPLATDGVSTLGHVIESLGVPLTEVGALLADGREVPVSHIPQPGETVSVRPVERPQPVPGAPLRFLLDVHLGTLARRMRLLGVDTAYESSDIGDPALAARSAAEKRVMLSRDRGLLRRRELWAGAFVYSTRPDDQLHDVLERFAPELRPWTRCTACNGLLRQATKEELSDRLESGTRRSYDVFAQCTSCGRAYWKGAHHDQLEAIVERALGMRARGA